A region from the Triticum urartu cultivar G1812 chromosome 1, Tu2.1, whole genome shotgun sequence genome encodes:
- the LOC125547856 gene encoding hydrophobic protein LTI6B — MAGTANCIDIILAIILPPLGVFLKFGCGHEFWICLLLTFLGYIPGIIYAIYAITK, encoded by the exons ATGGCGGGCACGGCCAACTGCATCGACATCATCCTCGCCATCATCCTCCCGCCCCTCGGCGTCTTCCTCAAGTTCGGCTGCGGG CACGAGTTCTGGATCTGCCTCCTGCTCACCTTCCTCGGGTACATCCCGGGGATCATCTACGCCATCTACGCCATCACCAAGTAA